Proteins co-encoded in one Pseudophryne corroboree isolate aPseCor3 chromosome 1, aPseCor3.hap2, whole genome shotgun sequence genomic window:
- the TMEM129 gene encoding E3 ubiquitin-protein ligase TM129 isoform X2 gives MLGGYYIGMCFAAPEKKLYYFYTASDGWKLYTLIAVILPTITSLLALYWSQKRWSNHPLARLLSYNALPHSGWWVVASSINTEFRRIDKFATGVTGARVIVTDTWVMKVTTYRVYVAKQEDIHLTVTESRQHELSPEANTPVQFITIRVASINPKVRPFDIRLNSTEYGELREKLHAPIRNATNVVIHQTLSDIFLETFRSVVESNRFYELPSNQELETCIGCMQTNANIKLVKYCQESNEGECQQCYCRPMWCLTCMGKWFASRQDQQHPETWLSSQVPCPTCRAKFCIVDVCIIR, from the exons GATATTACATTGGAATGTGTTTTGCAGCCCCTGAGAAAAAGCTCTATTACTTCTACACAGCTAGCGATGGCTGGAAATTGTACACCTTGATTGCAGTCATTCTGCCGACGATTACAAGCCTCCTCGCCCTCTATTGGTCACAGAAGAGGTGGAGTAATCACCCTCTGGCGCGATTGCTGTCCTATAATGCCCTCCCGCATTCTGGCTGGTGGGTGGTGGCCTCTTCTATCAACACAGAGTTCCGGAGAATCGACAAGTTTGCAACCGGGGTTACCGGAGCCAGAGTCATTGTCACTGACACATGGGTGATGAAAGTGACCACTTATAGGGTTTATGTGGCCAAGCAAGAAGAcattcaccttacagtcactgaatCCCGGCAGCATGAACTGTCCCCTGAAGCCAACACACCTGTCCAGTTTATTACAATCAGGGTGGCCAGCATTAATCCCAAAGTCAGGCCTTTCGATATCAG GTTGAATTCCACAGAATATGGGGAGCTGAGGGAGAAGCTTCACGCCCCTATCCGAAACGCAACCAATGTGGTCATCCATCAGACCTTGAGTGACATCTTCCTGGAAACCTTCCGATCTGTTGTGGAATCCAATCGGTTCTACGAGCTGCCTAGCAACCAG GAACTGGAGACCTGCATTGGCTGCATGCAGACTAACGCCAACATCAAGCTTGTGAAATATTGCCAGGAATCCAACGAAGGAGAATGCCAACAGTGCTACTGCAGACCCATGTGGTGCCTTACCTGTATGGGGAAGTGGTTTGCAAGCCGCCAGGACCAGCAACACCCAGAGACCTGGCTGTCGAGCCAAGTGCCTTGCCCCACTTGCCGGGCCAAATTCTGCATTGTAGACGTCTGCATAATACGGTGA